The nucleotide sequence CGTCTTCGAGCGTCTGCCGCGCCTGAAAGGTGAGCGCTGGATCGCCATCGGTCGTCTGGACATCAACACCAGCGGTCTGTTGCTGTTCACCACCGATGGTGAGCTGGCCAACCGTCTGATGCACCCGTCGACCCAGATCGAGCGTGAATACGCCGTGCGTGTCATGGGTGAGGTCAAGCGTGAGCACGTCGTCAACATGGTCAATGGCGTCATGCTGGAAGATGGCCCGGCGCGCTTCACCGACGTGCAGGAATTCGGCGGCGAAGGCATCAACAGCTGGTTCCACGTGGTGATCATGGAAGGCCGCAACCGTGAGGTTCGTCGTCTGTGGGACTCCCAGGGGCTGACCGTCAGCCGCCTGAAGCGCGTGCGCTACGGCAACATCTTCCTCGACAAGCGCGCTCGCGCCGGTGAGTGGGTGGAGATGGAGCAGAGCGAGATCGATGAAC is from Cobetia marina and encodes:
- the rluB gene encoding 23S rRNA pseudouridine(2605) synthase RluB; its protein translation is MADDEKLQKVLARSGLGSRREMEVAISAGRVKVNGKVAQLGDRVGPNDQVSLDDRPQNLKGAEESARRVIMYNKPEGELCTRKDPEGRRTVFERLPRLKGERWIAIGRLDINTSGLLLFTTDGELANRLMHPSTQIEREYAVRVMGEVKREHVVNMVNGVMLEDGPARFTDVQEFGGEGINSWFHVVIMEGRNREVRRLWDSQGLTVSRLKRVRYGNIFLDKRARAGEWVEMEQSEIDELSTLAGLEHRKAPALTPDEQNRWSRDKQKRRPVRAMKKPPQRTRKPR